A region from the Triticum aestivum cultivar Chinese Spring chromosome 3D, IWGSC CS RefSeq v2.1, whole genome shotgun sequence genome encodes:
- the LOC123077324 gene encoding uncharacterized protein — translation MKLLVDTQARRVLFAEASKDVVDFLFSLLALPVGTAVKLLGKESMVGCVGSLYGSVEKLDGTYVQPGAAKDALLHPSVLSPAVSSKSSLLGLPAPPSPQAKTFYRCSKQCICYSGGYGSSQQARCNSCRTYMTESCGTYCPSCNNQMTTPLTVVPSAGSEGPVAETAVGMSGKGFAQGIVTYTVMDDLTVTPMSSISSITLLNTFAVRDLSALQEKTVSSSAMTRVWRF, via the exons ATGAAGCTCCTGGTGGACACCCAGGCCCGGCGCGTGCTGTTCGCGGAGGCGAGCAAGGACGTGGTGGActtcctcttctccctcctcgcgcTGCCCGTCGGCACCGCCGTCAAGCTGCTGGGGAAGGAGTCCATGGTCGGCTGCGTCGGCAGCCTCTACGGCAGCGTGGAGAAGCTCGACGGCACCTACGTCCAGCCCGGCGCCGCCAAGGACGCGCTGCTCCACCCCTCTGTCCTCTCGCCGGCGGTAAGTAGCAAGAGCTCCCTCCTAGGCTTGCCGGCGCCGCCGTCCCCACAGGCGAAGACGTTCTACAGATGCAGCAAGCAGTGCATCTGCTACAGCGGCGGATATGGCAGCAGCCAGCAGGCTAGATGCAACAGCTGCCGGACTTACATGACGGAGAGTTGCGGTACCTACTGTCCGTCATGTAACAACCAGATGACCACGCCCTTGACGGTCGTGCCGTCGGCCGGGTCCGAAGGTCCGGTGGCGGAGACGGCGGTGGGCATGAGCGGGAAGGGGTTCGCGCAGGGCATCGTGACGTACACGGTGATGGACGATCTCACCGTGACGCCCATGTCCTCCATCTCCAGCATCACCCTGCTCAACACATTCGCCGTCAGGGACCTCAGCGCGCTCCAGGAGAAGACCGTGTCCAGCTCGGCTATGACCAG GGTCTGGAGATTCTGA
- the LOC123077322 gene encoding protein usf: MATVRLLLRSASALLPRRSPLHSSRFQPRAAMASDAASQFHKIQIQREDTTFDVYVVGKENAPGVVVLQEWWGVDYEVKNHAIHISQIGDGYRALIPDLYRGKVALEVAEAQHLMEGLDWQGAIKDIQASVKWLKENGSPKVGVTGYCMGGALAIASGVLVPEVDAVVAFYGTPSSELADASKAQAPIQAHFGELDSFVGFADVTAAKSLEEKLKASGVEHEVHIYPGCSHAFMNASPEALKRRKGMGLTDENQGAIDLAWSRFSTWMGRFLGSA; encoded by the exons ATGGCCACAGTGCGGCTACTGCTCCGAAGCGCCTCCGCTCTCCTCCCCCGCCGCTCGCCCCTGCACTCGTCCCGCTTCCAGCCCCGAGCCGCCATGGCCTCCGATGCCGCCAGCCAGTTCCACAAGATCCAGATCCAGCGGGAGGACACg ACGTTTGATGTCTATGTTGTTGGCAAAGAAAATGCTCCCGGAGTTGTAGTGTTGCAAGAGTGGTGGGGTGTTGACTATGAGGTCAAGAATCATGCCATCCATATTTCCCAAATCGGCGATGGATACAGAGCACTTATTCCAGA TTTGTACCGTGGGAAGGTTGCTTTGGAGGTAGCTGAGGCGCAACATCTGATGGAAGGACTAGACTGGCAGGGTGCAATCAAGGATATCCAGGCTTCAGTCAAATGGCTCAAGGAAAATGGATCGCCCAAG GTTGGTGTCACTGGTTATTGCATGGGAGGTGCTTTGGCAATTGCAAGTGGAGTTTTGGTCCCAGAGGTTGATGCTGTTGTTGCTTTCTATGGGACGCCATCTTCGGAGCTTGCTGATGCTTCCAAGGCTCAGGCTCCAATCCAGGCCCATTTTGGGGAGCTTGACAGTTTTGTTGGGTTTGCAGATGTTACC GCGGCCAAGTCGTTGGAGGAGAAGCTCAAGGCTTCTGGAGTGGAACATGAAGTCCACATATACCCTGGATGCTCTCATGCCTTCATGAACGCGTCGCCTGAGGCCCTCAAGAGGAGGAAGGGCATGGGTCTGACTGATGAGAATCAGGGGGCCATTGACCTGGCATGGTCTCGCTTCTCTACTTGGATGGGTCGTTTCCTGGGATCTGCATGA
- the LOC123074082 gene encoding lecithin-cholesterol acyltransferase-like 1: MAIPLLLAQLLLAVALAAVQAAPGLHPVVLVPGYGTNELDARLTELYQPSSPGCGARKGEGWFRLYLNYSALQDSANVPCFAEQMSSVYDPAADDYSNVAGVETRVPFFGSTQAFRYPDPDRKNFSYMSTFVERLEKMGYRDGETMFGAPYDFRYAVAPVGRPSSVGDAFFRALKGLVERASGLNGGRPVVIATHSFGGQLAHQFLVRQTRAWRHQFVRRFVPIAASWGGVVLGMLTLVSGNNMGLPFVEPRALLRQGRSLQSSLWILPSPAAFGTATPLATTKSRNYSAGDVADYLVAIGFGEAVGPYESRVLPLFGGELPHPGVPVTSVIGVGVGTPERIDYPGDDFDATPSVVAGDGDGVVNLASLVAVQTPWSRHGGDFRMVKVSNMSHNDLLVDDRALDIIIREIQRAD; this comes from the exons ATGGCCATCCCGTTGCTTCTTGCCCAGTTACTACTGGCAGTGGCACTAGCAGCGGTGCAAGCGGCGCCGGGCTTGCACCCCGTGGTCCTGGTGCCGGGCTACGGCACCAACGAGCTGGACGCGCGGCTCACCGAGCTCTACCAGCCGTCGTCGCCGGGCTGCGGGGCGCGCAAGGGGGAGGGGTGGTTCCGCCTCTACCTCAACTACTCCGCCCTCCAGGACTCCGCCAACGTGCCGTGCTTCGCGGAGCAGATGAGCTCCGTGTACGACCCCGCCGCCGACGACTACTCCAACGTCGCCGGAGTGGAGACGCGCGTCCCCTTCTTCGGCTCCACCCAAGCCTTCCGCTACCCCGATCCAGATCGCAA GAACTTCTCCTACATGAGCACGTTCGTGGAGAGGTTGGAGAAGATGGGGTACCGCGACGGCGAGACCATGTTCGGCGCGCCCTACGACTTCCGGTACGCCGTCGCGCCGGTGGGGCGCCCGTCCAGCGTCGGCGACGCCTTCTTCCGGGCGCTCAAGGGCCTCGTCGAGAGGGCGagcgggctcaacggcggcaggcCGGTGGTGATCGCCACCCACAGCTTCGGCGGCCAGCTGGCGCACCAGTTCCTCGTCCGCCAGACGCGGGCCTGGCGCCATCAGTTCGTGCGGCGCTTCGTACCCATCGCCGCCTCGTGGGGTGGCGTCGTCCTGGGGATGCTGACGCTCGTCTCCGGGAACAACATGGGCCTGCCGTTCGTGGAGCCGCGCGCGCTGCTGCGGCAGGGCAGGAGCCTGCAGAGCAGCCTGTGGATACTGCCCAGCCCGGCCGCCTTCGGCACCGCGACGCCATTGGCGACAACCAAGAGCAGGAACTACTCGGCCGGCGACGTGGCGGACTACCTCGTCGCCATTGGGTTCGGCGAGGCCGTCGGGCCGTACGAGTCCCGCGTGCTGCCGCTGTTCGGCGGGGAGCTGCCGCATCCCGGGgtgccggtgacctccgtcatCGGGGTCGGGGTGGGGACGCCGGAAAGGATAGACTACCCCGGGGATGACTTCGACGCGACGCCGTCCGTGGTCGCCGGGGATGGCGACGGGGTGGTGAACCTGGCGAGCCTCGTGGCGGTGCAGACGCCGTGGAGCCGCCATGGCGGGGATTTTAGGATGGTCAAGGTGTCCAACATGTCGCATAATGACCTTCTGGTGGATGATCGAGCGCTCGATATCATCATCCGAGAGATTCAACGGGCTGATTAG